One genomic region from Amaranthus tricolor cultivar Red isolate AtriRed21 chromosome 12, ASM2621246v1, whole genome shotgun sequence encodes:
- the LOC130828708 gene encoding uncharacterized protein LOC130828708 produces the protein MEKIFTANGTPEAQKVNQATFYLREDADTWWETEGQTISNQPNFDWDSFKVAIRGRFFPEHIRRQKCSEFNRLNQGKFMSVKEYAQKFNEYAKFCPNMVPDEVSKAQKFEDGLAFRIQTRLGGSTSSTLAEAYFKACNMERILQREEDVLGRNKRKDQSNADSQSNDKRPRFGNNGGNGRNNHHGGGHNDKNYRNPRQNENQQRNGNQRAWVCKKCEKSHSGYTCQGEPIRCYACGEAGHKANYCPKRQEGNQSGQNGHNKGYNNNGGGSRNHNFNNNRSNNTQAGNGSANDKYNANNNLNNNANNGNGGRTFNGRLHIMSKSEAESDANIVTGTFLVNSKPAFVLFDSGASHSFLSKSFIEKHSLKPSSSCQAKVTTPSGETFLNKNLYLGMPIVISETELPVDLIEFNLKDFDLVLGMDWLRKYQEKINCAKQRITFRGPKGNKLTYQETTSEPSKTKLISALNLQTHLRKGYPVYLCHVKDTSMKEDELGEIPVVKEFVDVFPDEIPEMPPVRELDFKINLVPGTGPISKAPYRMAPAELQELKVQLEDLGAGVFSKTDLRSGYHQLRIAEEDIAKTAFRTRKGSIFGACNYKRWSDGGSLKGSSSNELAYTH, from the exons ATGGAGAAAATCTTTACTGCAAATGGAACACCTGAGGCCCAAAAGGTTAATCAAGCTACGTTTTACCTACGTGAGGATGCTGACACATGGTGGGAAACTGAGGGACAAACCATTAGTAACCAACCAAACTTTGACTGGGATTCTTTTAAGGTTGCTATTAGAGGTCGATTCTTTCCTGAACATATTAGAAGACAAAAATGCAGTGAATTCAATAGGTTGAACCAAGGGAAGTTTATGAGTGTCAAGGAATATGCCCAAAAGTTTAATGAGTATGCTAAGTTTTGCCCTAACATGGTCCCTGATGAAGTTTCTAAGGCACaaaaatttgaggatggttTAGCTTTCAGGATACAAACTAGGTTAGGAGGAAGTACCTCATCTACCCTTGCAGAGGCTTATTTTAAGGCTTGTAACATGGAGAGGATCTTACAAAGAGAAGAAGATGTGTTGGGAAGGAACAAGAGGAAAGACCAAAGCAATGCTGATAGTCAAAGTAATGATAAAAGACCTCGTTTTGGTAACAATGGGGGTAATGGTAGGAACAATCACCACGGAGGAGGACATAACGATAAGAATTACCGAAACCCTAGGCAGAATGAAAACCAGCAAAGGAATGGTAACCAGAGGGCTTGGGTTTGTAAGAAATGTGAGAAGAGTCATTCGGGCTATACGTGTCAAGGCGAACCAATTAGATGTTATGCTTGTGGCGAAGCGGGACATAAGGCTAATTATTGTCCCAAGAGGCAAGAAGGAAACCAATCAGGGCAGAATGGACACAACAAGGGCTATAACAACAATGGAGGAGGATCTAGGAACCATAACTTCAACAACAACCGCTCGAACAATACTCAAGCAGGAAATGGTTCAGCAAATGACAAGTACAACGCCAACAACAATCTGAACAACAATGCAAACAATGGAAATGGAGGACGTACTTTCAATGGAAGACTCCACATTATGAGCAAGAGTGAAGCTGAGTCGGACGCCAACATTGTGACCGGTACTTTCCTTGTAAACTCTAAACCTGCTTTTGTACTCTTTGATTCTGGAGCTTCACATTCCTTCTTATCTAAATCTTTTATCGAAAAACATTCCCTTAAACCTTCTTCCTCATGTCAAGCTAAGGTAACCACACCCTCAGGTGAAACCTTTCTCAATAAGAACCTTTACTTAGGTATGCCTATTGTCATCTCTGAAACCGAACTACCCGTGGACCTTATCGAGTTTAATTTAAAAGACTTCGATTTGGTTTTGGGAATGGATTGGTTAAGGAAGTATCAAGAAAAAATCAATTGTGCTAAACAGAGAATTACCTTTAGGGGCCCTAAGGGAAATAAACTAACCTACCAAGAAACTACTTCCGAGCCATCAAAGACCAAGCTTATCTCGGCCTTAAATCTTCAGACCCATCTTAGGAAGGGCTACCCCGTATATTTGTGCCATGTAAAGGACACGAGCATGAAAGAGGACGAGTTAGGAGAGATACCTGTAGTTAAGGAGTTTGTTGATGTATTCCCAGATGAGATTCCAGAGATGCCACCTGTGAGAGAGTTAGACTTCAAGATTAACTTAGTTCCGGGAACAGGACCTATTTCAAAGGCACCTTATAGGATGGCACCTGCCGAGTTGCAAGAGTTGAAGGTACAACTTGAGGACTT GGGTGCAGGAGTATTTTCAAAGACTGATTTGAGAtcaggttatcatcaattacgaATTGCAGAAGAGGATATAGCCAAAACAGCTTTTCGAACGAG AAAAGGTAGCATTTTTggggcatgtaattacaaaAGATGGAGTGATGGTGGATCCCTCAAAGGTTCAAGCAGTAATGAactggcctacacccactaa